CGCAGGCTCTCGATCGCCTGCGCCGGCGACTGACCGGTCTCGGCCTTGAAGGCGCGGCTGAACTGGCGCGGGCTGAGGTGTGCGACTTCGGCCAGGTCGTCGACCGACAGCGGTTCGCGCAGATGCGCGCGCGCATGGGCCAGCGTCTTCTGGATCCGGTCCGACCGGGGCTCCAGCTCCAGCATCGCGGAAAACTGCGACTGGCCGCCCGGCCGGCGGTAATAGACCACCAGCTTCCTGGCGACGGCGCGGGCGAGTTCGGCGCCCAGGTCCTGCTCCACGAGCGCCAGCACGAGGTCGATGCCGGCCGTCATGCCGGCCGAAGTCCACACCGGGCCGTCGCTGATGAAGATGCGGTCGGGCTGCACCTGGACCTGCGGATGGCGGCGCTGCAGCTCCTGCGCGAAGGCCCAGTGCGTGGTGGCGCGCCGGCCGTCGAGCAGGCCGGCCTCTGCCAGGGCGAAGGCGCCCGTGCAGATGCTGGTCACGCGCCGCGCATGCCGCAAGCCCGAGCACAGGAAGCGGCACAGCCTGGGAGTGGTGGGGGCGGGAGCCAGCGCGCCGGTCATCACCAGGGTGTCGAAACGGGCGGTGGTGAAGCGGCGGGAATCGACCGCCGCGCCGCTGGAGCTCGCGACCATGCCGCCATCCTCCGACAACAGCTCGACGCGGTAGTGCGGCTCGCCGAGCAGCATGTTGGCCAGCTCGAAAGCGGCGATGGCCGCCAGGTCGAGGATCTGGAAACCGGGAAAGACGAGGATGCCGATG
Above is a window of Variovorax sp. RA8 DNA encoding:
- a CDS encoding GlxA family transcriptional regulator, with amino-acid sequence MRRIGILVFPGFQILDLAAIAAFELANMLLGEPHYRVELLSEDGGMVASSSGAAVDSRRFTTARFDTLVMTGALAPAPTTPRLCRFLCSGLRHARRVTSICTGAFALAEAGLLDGRRATTHWAFAQELQRRHPQVQVQPDRIFISDGPVWTSAGMTAGIDLVLALVEQDLGAELARAVARKLVVYYRRPGGQSQFSAMLELEPRSDRIQKTLAHARAHLREPLSVDDLAEVAHLSPRQFSRAFKAETGQSPAQAIESLRVEAARTLIEAGELALGVVAREAGFGDPERMRRAFLRTLGQPPQSIRRSARAAGGTAQAQAT